The following coding sequences lie in one Lolium perenne isolate Kyuss_39 chromosome 2, Kyuss_2.0, whole genome shotgun sequence genomic window:
- the LOC127331321 gene encoding probable serine/threonine-protein kinase PBL7: MGCCFSCLGAKKMKKPTPPPMEKTQIPPAAEKAKPAGCSSAAASSSAMRQDSLSEAKKEFVLSNGSQHRHIAAQTFTFKELAAATNNFRADCLLGEGGFGRVYKGYLESVNQVVAIKQLDRDGLQGNREFLVEVLMLSLLHHPNLVNLIGYCADGDQRLLVYEYMPLGSLEDHLHDPSPDKPRLDWNTRMKIAAGAAKGLEHLHDKTNPPVIYRDLKCSNILLGEGYHPKLSDFGLAKLGPVGDKTHVSTRVMGTYGYCAPEYAMTGQLTLKSDVYSYGVVLLEIITGRRAIDNTRAAGEQNLVAWARPLFKDRRKFPQMADPALEGRYPARGLYQALAVAAMCVQEQPTMRPVIGDVVTALSYLASQTYDPEVHGVHRTSRSVAPGTPPRARNHGAAHQ; the protein is encoded by the exons ATGGGCTGCTGCTTCTCCTGCTTGGGTGCCAAGAAGATGAAGAagccgacgccgccgccgatggAGAAGACTCAGATCCCTCCCGCCGCAG AGAAAGCGAAACCGGCGGGGTGctcgtcggcggcggcgtcgtcCAGCGCGATGCGGCAGGACTCGCTGTCGGAGGCCAAGAAGGAGTTCGTCCTCAGCAACGGATCCCAGCACCGCCACATCGCCGCGCAGACCTTCACCTTCAAGGAGCTTGCCGCGGCCACCAACAACTTCAGGGCCGACTGCCTCCTAGGGGAGGGCGGCTTTGGCCGGGTCTACAAGGGCTACCTGGAGAGTGTCAACCAG GTTGTTGCTATAAAACAGCTTGATCGTGATGGGCTGCAAGGCAACCGGGAGTTTCTTGTTGAGGTTCTGATGCTGAGCTTGCTGCACCATCCGAATCTAGTCAACCTTATCGGCTATTGCGCCGATGGTGATCAGCGGCTTTTGGTTTATGAGTACATGCCATTAGGTTCTTTGGAGGATCACCTTCACG ATCCTTCCCCAGATAAACCTCGGCTTGACTGGAATACAAGGATGAAGATAGCTGCTGGTGCGGCTAAAGGGTTGGAGCATTTGCATGACAAAACCAATCCTCCTGTAATATACCGGGACTTGAAATGTTCAAACATCCTGCTTGGAGAGGGATATCACCCGAAGCTGTCTGACTTCGGACTGGCAAAGCTTGGCCCAGTTGGCGATAAAACCCATGTTTCCACTAGAGTGATGGGTACATACGGATATTGTGCCCCTGAGTATGCTATGACTGGCCAGTTGACTCTAAAGTCAGATGTTTATAGCTATGGTGTTGTTCTGTTGGAGATCATCACAGGGCGAAGGGCTATCGACAACACCAGAGCTGCAGGGGAGCAAAATCTTGTTGCATGG GCCCGACCCTTGTTCAAAGACAGGAGGAAGTTTCCCCAGATGGCAGATCCAGCACTTGAGGGCCGGTATCCCGCAAGGGGATTGTACCAGGCCCTGGCTGTCGCTGCAATGTGTGTCCAAGAACAGCCGACCATGAGACCAGTGATTGGGGATGTTGTCACAGCCCTGAGCTACCTTGCCTCCCAGACCTACGATCCAGAAGTGCATGGCGTCCATCGCACGTCGCGTTCGGTGGCACCCGGCACACCACCCCGAGCAAGGAACCATGGTGCGGCTCATCAGTAA